The following are encoded together in the Erwinia sp. E602 genome:
- a CDS encoding OmpA family lipoprotein, whose protein sequence is MKKSVITLALVLSGTLALAGCTTNPYTGEREAGKSGIGAGLGAALGAGVGALSSSKKDRGKGALIGAAAGAALGGGAGYYMDVQEAKLRDKMKGTGVSVTRNGDNIVLNMPNNVTFDSSSSTLKPAGANTLTGVAMVLKEYPKTAVNVVGYTDSSGSRQLNMTLSQQRADSVGSALVVQGVAADRLRTSGQGPDNPLASNATAEGKAQNRRVEITLSPLQ, encoded by the coding sequence ATGAAGAAAAGTGTCATTACCCTGGCGCTGGTGCTGAGCGGAACGCTGGCCCTCGCAGGCTGCACCACCAACCCGTATACCGGCGAACGGGAAGCGGGCAAATCTGGTATTGGCGCTGGCCTTGGTGCGGCGCTGGGAGCGGGCGTGGGTGCGCTCTCTTCATCGAAAAAAGATCGCGGTAAGGGCGCGCTGATTGGCGCGGCGGCGGGTGCGGCGCTGGGCGGCGGAGCCGGTTACTACATGGACGTGCAGGAAGCCAAACTGCGCGACAAGATGAAAGGTACCGGGGTCAGCGTCACCCGCAACGGCGATAATATCGTGCTGAACATGCCGAATAACGTCACCTTTGACAGCAGCAGCAGCACGCTGAAACCTGCGGGAGCGAATACGCTGACCGGCGTGGCGATGGTGCTGAAAGAGTATCCTAAAACCGCGGTAAACGTGGTGGGTTACACCGACAGCAGCGGCAGCCGTCAGCTGAATATGACCCTGTCGCAGCAGCGCGCCGACAGCGTGGGCAGCGCGCTGGTGGTACAGGGCGTGGCGGCCGATCGCCTGCGCACCAGCGGGCAGGGCCCGGATAATCCGCTGGCCTCTAACGCCACCGCCGAGGGTAAAGCGCAAAACCGCCGCGTCGAAATTACCCTCAGCCCTCTGCAGTAA
- a CDS encoding DNA-3-methyladenine glycosylase I — MQRCGWVSDDPLYLAYHDREWGVPHHDARALFEMICLEGQVAGLSWLTVLKKRENYRRLFHHFDAKQVAQMDEVDTDRLMQESGIIRHRGKINAIIANARALLAMEASGESFHDFIWGFVDHQPQITRFEHYRDAPTISPAAEAMSKALKKRGFKFVGPTTCYSFMQACGLISEHVSGCFCHPDRQP; from the coding sequence ATGCAACGCTGTGGCTGGGTCTCTGACGATCCACTGTACCTCGCTTACCACGATCGCGAATGGGGCGTACCGCACCACGACGCGCGGGCGCTGTTTGAAATGATCTGCCTTGAGGGCCAGGTCGCCGGGCTCTCCTGGCTAACCGTGCTGAAAAAACGGGAAAATTATCGCCGTCTTTTCCACCACTTTGATGCGAAACAGGTGGCGCAGATGGATGAGGTGGATACCGACCGCCTGATGCAGGAGAGCGGGATTATCCGCCATCGCGGCAAAATCAACGCCATCATCGCTAACGCCCGCGCGCTGCTGGCGATGGAGGCCAGCGGTGAATCCTTCCACGACTTTATCTGGGGCTTTGTTGACCATCAGCCGCAGATCACCCGTTTTGAACACTATCGTGATGCGCCGACCATCAGCCCGGCCGCCGAAGCGATGTCAAAAGCGCTGAAAAAACGCGGTTTCAAATTTGTCGGCCCGACGACCTGCTACTCGTTTATGCAGGCCTGCGGGCTGATCAGCGAGCACGTTAGCGGCTGCTTCTGCCACCCCGATCGTCAGCCGTAG
- a CDS encoding glutathione S-transferase, with the protein MKLIGSYTSPFVRKISVMLLEKGITFEFVNESPWVAESHVPDYNPLGKVPALVTDEGKVWYNSAMIAAYLESLHQAPAFLPVDPVAALEVRQLETLADGIGDAALLIVLELQKKPEQQSEQIMARQRQKIERGLDALEAAAVTGRWLNGRDMNLADIATACLLSYLNFRRVLPGWPVNRPALVALANNLFTRASFTRTEPSAA; encoded by the coding sequence ATGAAACTGATCGGCAGTTATACCAGCCCTTTTGTGCGCAAAATATCCGTGATGCTGCTGGAAAAGGGCATCACCTTCGAGTTTGTTAACGAATCGCCGTGGGTCGCTGAGAGCCACGTTCCGGACTATAACCCGTTAGGAAAAGTCCCGGCGCTGGTCACCGATGAGGGTAAGGTCTGGTACAACTCAGCGATGATCGCGGCTTATCTGGAGTCCCTGCACCAGGCTCCGGCGTTTCTGCCGGTTGACCCGGTCGCCGCGCTGGAGGTGCGTCAGCTTGAGACGCTGGCCGACGGCATTGGTGATGCGGCGCTGCTGATCGTCCTTGAGCTGCAGAAGAAACCGGAACAGCAGTCAGAGCAGATAATGGCGCGCCAGCGCCAGAAAATCGAGCGCGGGCTGGATGCCCTGGAAGCCGCGGCTGTCACCGGCCGCTGGCTTAACGGACGGGATATGAATCTGGCCGATATCGCCACCGCCTGTCTGCTGAGCTATCTGAACTTCCGCCGCGTGTTACCCGGCTGGCCGGTTAACCGCCCGGCGCTGGTCGCGCTGGCCAATAACCTGTTCACCCGCGCCAGCTTCACGCGCACCGAGCCCTCCGCCGCCTGA
- the fdhE gene encoding formate dehydrogenase accessory protein FdhE, with protein sequence MTIRIIPQAPQDRHPDRPEGEIPPLLFPQLKSLYARRAGRLRQLAEKNPLGDYLRFAAVVASAQVIVLYDHPLQGDLQARLADSARVGTPPLDVATLPRDGHWQRLLQSLIAELKPEMSGQALAVLENLEKASASELEAMAQSLLRHEFTQVNSDSSPFIWAALSVCWAQMAALIPGHARAEAGEPRPLCPVCGSVPVCGVMQMASGGESARYLHCNLCETEWHMPRSQCSNCGQEKQLHYWSLEGVNAAVKTESCGDCGSFLKLLHQQIDPAVEPVADDLASLVLDARMEQEGFARSSINPFLFPGE encoded by the coding sequence ATGACTATTCGCATTATCCCGCAGGCACCACAGGACAGGCACCCTGACCGGCCCGAAGGTGAGATCCCGCCGTTACTGTTTCCACAGCTGAAGTCACTGTATGCCCGCCGGGCTGGCCGCCTGCGTCAGCTGGCCGAGAAAAACCCGCTCGGCGACTACCTGCGCTTTGCGGCGGTGGTGGCCAGCGCGCAGGTTATCGTACTGTACGATCATCCGCTACAGGGGGATTTACAGGCCCGGCTGGCCGACAGCGCCCGCGTGGGAACGCCGCCGCTGGACGTGGCGACGCTGCCGCGCGACGGACACTGGCAGCGGCTGCTGCAGTCGCTGATCGCCGAGCTGAAACCCGAGATGAGTGGCCAGGCGCTGGCGGTGCTGGAGAATCTGGAGAAGGCCTCCGCCAGCGAGCTGGAGGCGATGGCGCAGTCGCTGCTGCGGCATGAATTTACCCAGGTCAACAGCGACAGTTCACCCTTTATCTGGGCGGCGCTGTCGGTCTGCTGGGCGCAGATGGCGGCGCTGATCCCCGGCCACGCGCGGGCTGAGGCCGGCGAACCCCGTCCGCTCTGCCCGGTGTGCGGCAGCGTGCCGGTCTGTGGCGTGATGCAGATGGCCAGCGGCGGCGAAAGCGCCCGCTATCTGCACTGCAACTTATGCGAAACTGAATGGCATATGCCGCGCAGCCAGTGCAGCAACTGCGGGCAGGAGAAGCAGCTACACTACTGGTCGCTTGAAGGGGTGAATGCCGCGGTCAAAACCGAGAGCTGCGGCGACTGTGGCTCCTTCCTCAAGCTGCTTCACCAGCAGATCGACCCGGCGGTAGAGCCGGTGGCCGACGATCTGGCGTCGCTGGTGCTGGATGCCCGTATGGAGCAGGAGGGCTTTGCCCGCAGCAGCATCAATCCGTTTTTATTTCCGGGAGAGTGA
- the fdhD gene encoding formate dehydrogenase accessory sulfurtransferase FdhD, whose product MSNKQRQDDHHAPLDGAGQLSVWQRNALEQAQPDWLAEEVPVALVYNGISHVVMMATPKDLAAFALGFSLSEGIISGPEEIFGIDIVPACGGIEVQIELSSRRFMGLKAQRRAMAGRTGCGVCGVEQLAEIGKPVPALPFTQTFDFNRLDGALHQLTDFQPIGQLTGCTHAAAWIAPDGQLQAGCEDVGRHVALDKLLGQRCQAEWGSCGAVLVSSRASYEMVQKAAMCGVEILFAVSAATRLAVEVAQRSNLTLVGFSKPGRATVYSHPQRLRQSDPK is encoded by the coding sequence GTGAGCAATAAACAACGGCAGGACGACCACCACGCGCCGTTAGACGGTGCAGGCCAGCTGTCCGTCTGGCAGCGCAACGCGCTGGAGCAGGCGCAGCCAGACTGGCTGGCGGAAGAGGTGCCGGTAGCGCTGGTCTATAACGGCATCTCGCACGTGGTGATGATGGCCACGCCAAAGGATCTGGCGGCCTTTGCGCTCGGATTTTCCCTGTCAGAAGGCATTATCAGCGGGCCGGAAGAGATTTTTGGCATCGATATTGTGCCGGCCTGTGGCGGTATTGAAGTGCAGATTGAGCTCTCCAGCCGACGTTTTATGGGGCTGAAGGCGCAGCGGCGTGCGATGGCGGGGCGCACCGGCTGTGGCGTCTGCGGCGTGGAGCAACTGGCCGAGATCGGTAAACCGGTGCCTGCGCTGCCCTTTACCCAGACCTTTGATTTCAACCGGCTGGACGGCGCGCTGCACCAGCTCACCGACTTTCAGCCGATCGGCCAGCTGACCGGTTGTACCCATGCGGCCGCGTGGATAGCGCCAGACGGCCAGCTGCAGGCAGGCTGTGAGGATGTCGGTCGCCACGTGGCGCTGGATAAGCTGTTAGGCCAGCGCTGTCAGGCAGAGTGGGGAAGCTGCGGTGCTGTGCTGGTCTCCAGCCGGGCCAGCTATGAGATGGTGCAGAAAGCGGCGATGTGCGGTGTGGAGATCCTGTTCGCCGTCTCTGCTGCCACCCGGCTGGCGGTGGAGGTGGCGCAGCGCAGTAACCTGACGCTGGTCGGGTTCAGCAAGCCGGGCCGGGCCACGGTATACAGCCATCCTCAGCGCCTGCGCCAGTCAGACCCAAAGTAA
- the sodA gene encoding superoxide dismutase [Mn]: MSYSLPSLPYAYDALEPHFDKQTMEIHHSKHHQAYVNNANAALEGTEFANLPVDELIAKLDQLPADKKGPLRNNAGGHSNHSFFWKGLKTGTTLGGELKAAIEKDFGSVEAFQAEFEKAATTRFGSGWAWLVKKGDKLAVVSTANQDSPLMGEAVAGASGTPIIGLDVWEHAYYLKYQNKRPDYIKAFWSVVNWDQAAELFAAAK, from the coding sequence ATGAGTTATTCACTGCCATCCCTGCCTTACGCCTACGACGCGCTGGAACCCCATTTCGACAAGCAGACGATGGAAATCCATCACTCTAAACACCACCAGGCCTATGTTAATAACGCTAACGCAGCGCTGGAAGGTACCGAGTTCGCTAACCTGCCGGTTGACGAGCTGATCGCTAAACTGGACCAGCTGCCGGCCGACAAGAAAGGCCCACTGCGCAACAACGCCGGTGGTCACTCTAACCACAGCTTCTTCTGGAAAGGCCTGAAAACCGGCACCACCCTGGGTGGCGAGCTGAAAGCGGCGATCGAAAAAGATTTCGGCAGCGTTGAGGCTTTCCAGGCCGAGTTCGAAAAAGCCGCAACCACTCGCTTCGGCTCCGGCTGGGCGTGGCTGGTTAAGAAGGGCGACAAGCTGGCGGTGGTCTCTACCGCTAACCAGGACAGCCCGCTGATGGGCGAAGCAGTTGCCGGTGCTTCCGGTACGCCAATCATCGGTCTGGACGTGTGGGAACACGCTTACTACCTGAAATACCAGAACAAACGCCCTGACTACATCAAGGCATTCTGGAGCGTAGTAAACTGGGACCAGGCTGCAGAGCTGTTCGCTGCGGCGAAATAA